A region of the Meles meles chromosome 18, mMelMel3.1 paternal haplotype, whole genome shotgun sequence genome:
TCACTGTTCTTAAGTAATTTTTTATGGGAACACGGTCACACTCCTTAACTTCCGTGTCGTCTGGTGGCTGCTGCTGTGCTCTATCGGGAAAGCTAAGTAGTTGCGACAGAGACGACGCAGCcttacaaagcctaaaatatttatcatctggccctttacagaaaaggtttgCTGCCATCTCTGGGCGGGGGGGATAGCGACGTAGGGGGTTTGGTTGGGGGAGAAAATAGAGCTGTAGCCGCAGAGACTCTGGAAACCATGACATTCAAACTGGAAAGGTTCGTACTAGAGCTGATCTGAAGTCTTGGAGGTGGGGATGCCATAGGCCTCAGATAGTGATGCTGTTCTCTATGCGGCTGGGCTTCAGGTAGTCATACGGCAGGTCGAGTCGCGCATTCCGGGCCGTAATCTCTCTTTCTAGGTTTTCCAGATCTGTTTGGAATTGGTTTAATACCGCCTTGGCCTTGGGACTTGAGAAATACTTTTCTTTGTGATGCCCCAGAGGCACCTAGGAAAGGACAAAGGATGCATCAGTTTCTAGTCCAGAGGCTGAAGCATGGAGGGCCTACCCCCTGTTCCGATGTTTCCCTTCTGACTGTaatttcccttcccccagagtCCCCTCTTACCATGTCTGGCTGGCGGCGACCCAGATGCCATGTGATGGTCATTTGAAGACAGGCCTGTCGGATATCAGGTAGTGAACCCATCACCGTGGCCGTCGTTATTTCTTCcttggaggtgggtgggggcatcCGCATTGTGCATGGGGCGTTAGGGACCCAGGCATACCAGTCCAGCTGGGGGAAGAAACTGCAACCCTAGGATCCTGAGACTTATGCTTTAAACCCCTGTCTCTCCCTTAGGAATCCCAAGGTCCAGACGCTTGCTTTCAGGGACCTGGGCTTTCGGCTCTCATACCTGGCCCTGGTTGATGGCCCCGTGCTGAGCAGTGCATATGAAGACGCACATGGTAAGGAAATGGCAGAGTTGCTTCTGGGACTGGAAGGAGACGGGGAAACCTGGCAGAGAGGAACAGGATTTAGGGGCTCCAGTGCGAGAGGAGAGAAATGCAGGTGGTCATCTTGGGGATGTCTACACCAGTCACGTTCGAACCACGTGGGTCCATTTAGGTGTGGCTTTTTTATAGTGGGTACAGAaatgtatttgttctttttatggttttcttcatgttttctcttctctagttCGCTTTACTGTCAGAATGTAGCGTACAACGCATAGAGCACACAGGATGGGGTGAATTGACTGTTTATGTCATTGGGAAGGCTTCCAGTCAGCAGTAGACTCTTACTAGTTAAGTTTTtcaggagtcaaaagttataggTAGATTTTTGACTGCTCGGGGTGTGTGGGGAGGATCAGCGCCCCttaaccccccccaccccgccccacacTGTTTGAGGGTCCACTGTATTTTGGCTTTGATGGGtgtctattcatttatttattcaaatacattGGCATTAGACCTGGGTTTTAGTTCAGGTTCAAGCAATATAATCTGGGTGTCTTGGGCTGatcccttaacctctctgaagttccatttctttgcttATGAAATGTGGGTGATAATGTATTGAAATCACCTTGTACGTGACAAAGGCTCAGTAAATAATGATTATTGTTACTATGGAAGGGTTGGGGGCTGAAAAACGCTGAGTGCTTGAATATCTTCTGCCTCAAAAAGTGGTAAGAATTTAAGGACGTTTCCTCCTGTTCCCCAATAGGGGATTGTAAGTGCCTGAGTTATAAAGGGAGGAACAGAAGAAGTTGTGTATTTATAGTGTCACAGCCAAGAGAGGCTTTCCACAAAGGTTATCTCAGGCCACTGATTCTACAGTGGACATGGTGACTTAGAGCCACTAATCCTGTGGGTTAAGTGGAACAAATACAATCATTCCCCTTCTatcaactgaaaaaaagaaaatcaaagaccaGAGAGAGAAGTACTTGTCAGGATCACATGGTCCGGAAAAGGCAGAGGCTGACCTTGAACTCGGGTTCCTGACTGCTACTCTCaagctgtttttaattttagcacaCTTCCTCTCAAAAGGCTGTTGGGAAAATTAGGCAAAGTGCGTGATGAGAACCAAGTCGAGCGGAGGAAGAGAGGATGAGAGGCAGTTGGTGGAGGTTAAAGCTGACACgtgaatgtttatttttgttttcccaatGTAGAGAGTGGTTGGGGAGAAGCCGAgcggggagagaggggaagggtcTTCCGGGGGCCTGGGGGATCTGAGAGACAGTTCTGAGGTGTCCAAGACAAAGTTTGGGCCCGGAAGGGTGAATGCAGGTGTTGGTTTATCACTGGCCGCATCCCCGGGGCCTGGCTCTCCCCAGTAAACATCTGGAGTTGTTCCAGAGAGCCAGAGGTGGTGGCGTGTACCCCAAGAATGATCTAAAGCAGCCCCGCTAGAGAGGGGAGGACGAACCTAGCAAGAGCTCGAGAAAGGCTGTTCCTTCCCCAGAGGTTAAAATGCAGGTGGGGGTGCTCCGGTTCTAGTGAGATCCTACCCAAGGGGACAGGGGACTGGATTGGCCCCAGAAATATGGCCCCAAGGGGCCGTGCGCACCCAGTTGGTGCGAACCTGTACAGTACTAAGTTTGGATGGGACGGGACTAGGGCAGTGTGGCACATGCGCTGTGCGCCCtggacattgtgtgtgtgtgtgtgtgtgtgtgctggacaCTGGTGGGTGGGAGAGGCAGTCAGGGAAGCAGTGTGGGACATCATGAGCCTTGCTGGAAGCTCTTCCCAGTATCTCTGTCCTCACGTGAGAAAACAGACAACCAGGAGGAGAACAGGAGCCCCAGCAGGGCCTGGGCAGATCCTGCCCTGGCTGCGGTTCTGGTCTTATGGGGCCCCATGCTTGGGCCCCACGATGTGCCTGGGGCTTGGGGATGGCAGTCGAGGGTGATGGCCAGGGTCTCTGAGGAGGACAGAGCCTGGGTTGTCTAGAAGTGGCTTGAGTCTTAGGAGGTGGGAACGGGATTGAGATGCTACGCACGTGgctggagagggaggtggggtgcgGGGTTGGGGTCCTGAACCCAGAGGGGCAGAGCGGCCTAGGGGCTCCTGTCCCTGGGGAAGGGTCCTACCTCGGTCCTGGGCCTGGCACAGCCCCACTTCAGTGATCTCCCGACACCAGGCCTGCAGCTCCGGGTCCCCTCTCACAACGTCGTCCCTGTGGTAGAAGAGGTGGACGATGCCCTCCACGTACCTGCCCCgggggagaagggaggtgagCTTCCCGCGAGTAGAGCCTCGACTGCTTTCCTGCAGCCTGGGCCCAGGGGACTCCTGCTGTGTCTGGGGACAGATCTTACAAGACTCATCTTTGGGGACATTCCTTAGCTCTTTCTAAACATGGgtttagaaaggaaggaaacattttaaGGCTTTGTTTTATGAATTCTGGCCCCAGGGCTAAAAGGTGTTCGTGACAAACTCCCcgaccccagccaggccctgggaTCCTGTGGTTTACCCACCGGGCGGCGTCACCTCCCCGCACTTCCTGGCTCGGTCTCCCGGGGCTTCAGACCCTCCCTGCTGCCTCCTGACTCTTCCTTCTCGGCCCAGGATCGAGTTCCTGCCCCTCCTGTCCGGCCCTTCTTGCTTCCACATGGGGTTTGGCCCCATGCTGACGTCAGGTGGGagcccccctctccccctccctggccccgctCCCAACCGTCACCCACCGGGCGATGATCCCCCAGAGCCGTAAAGCGTCATGGGCGTAGAGGGCACTTGGGATTCCCAGCAAGCCCCGGTCAGCCAGGTCATcggggggacagagggagcagtAGGTCAGCTGAGCCATGGCCCGCCGCAGCAAGTGCACGTGGCCCCCGCCGCCCGTGCTCACCGCCTGGGACagcagagagggcagagagggTAGGCTGTGAGTGACACGACGGAGCGAAGCATAGTGGGCTCGGAGGTGGGGTTGCTCATTGACAGAcatggggggaagggacaggCTCATGGGTTTAAGGGCCAGGACACTCCCCCGGGTCGGTCTGGGATCCTGGAAGTGGCAGGAGGTCACGGAGAGCCGAGCCGGGTGATGAGCGGCCCCGCCCCCTCAAGGCCCTGGTACCTCCTCACCTTATCAAATATCCCTCCTTCCGAGATGAGCTGGGATCTGGCCCGGGTGTTAATCTCCAAGGTATAGCGGATGTGTGGGATCAGGagctggggtggagggggtgaggggttgTTACGGAGGCCACGCGGGGTCCTAAGTCATGGGGCATATGGCGCCCAGCCTCGCGGCCTCTCCTGCTGGAAGCTCTCCTTGCTGCCCCGCCTGCCCCGCGGTCCCTCCGTTTTCCGCTGGTTTTCTGCTGCTCCCGTCCCTCCCGTCGcgccctctcctgctctccctgtcccctgctGCCCATCAGGCTGTACTAAAGCACTCGCTTCCATGCTCGTCCAGGGTCACGGGCCCTCTGAGTGTCGATCTGTGTCAGTTCCCATCCCTCCCCGCATCTGTGGACGGCAGGTGATGACGGGGCCTCCTGTCTCGGGGGCTGCAGCGCGCCGGCCGGCGGGCCCCCCCGGAGCCCCTGGTGCTGGAGCCATTCCCATTTGTCTCTGAACCATTTGTCAAGAACCAGCCTCTGTGATGGACTTTACGCTTCTGACCTTCACGTCCTCACAGCTGAAGCTGTCTTCCGGCCGCTTTCCTGCTGGGGGCTGCGTTGTAAGGCACCTTTTCGGGGTGGGTGCTGTGAGTTACTTAGGGGGGCCCCACTGAGCCTCCTGCTGACCCCACAGGGGGACTGACGTCAGACCCACGCCACCCCGAGCTGGGTGGTCAGATCCCTCTGTTGTGTAGCTTTAGCAGACACTCTTGTACTAGTTATGGAAGAAGGCCGTCTGGTCCTCGCAGGAAGGCCTTTGACCCCCGACTGTCTTGTCTTATTTGCACCCAGCATATGCGTGGTCGTCATGCGGTGCTGGTGTCTGTCTGAGGTGTAGGTGCCGCGCTCAGGGAACGACCCAAGCGCGGCCTCCGGGGTCAAGATGTGAAGGCAGTTCGCACTGGCCTGAAACTTTCCAGAAAGTTCCTGAGAGACGCCGAGTGTCCTAGAAAGCCCAGAGTCCACGGGAGCAGAGTGGCTACCTGAGGACAAGCAGCCCCTAATGACAAGAGTGGTCCTTGCAAGAACGAAGGACTTTTGTAGATTTCAGTCAGTTTCACGGGGCTGCGTTCTGTCGTTCTGTCCTTTCACAACCCCGCCGTGGAGCTCAGGATCCTGGATTCAGGAGGTCAGGATTCTGGATGAGCACCCCAGCACCCGAGGCCAGAGCCAGCCCACGCATGGAATCTTTGTGAGCGAGCGGACTTTGCTCCCCCGTGGGACTGATCACGGCCCAGCCATCTGCCCTGGGACAAGGCTGACATACGTGGGGACAGGGCTCACCTCGTGATGGGGGAGCGTGAGCACGGATCGAAGTCTGACCTGTTCCCGAAGACCAGGAGATTGTGACGCAGGAGCACCCGGAGAGCCATAAATCCATCTGGTCTGTGTTATCCTGGACTCAGAGGGGCCACGGCTTCCGGTGGCCAGGCATGGGGGCAGGGGTGCCAGGAAGCCCCCAGCTGAAACCCCACCGCTGGAACTCGTGTGTGTATCTTGCCAACATTTCAGCTCCTGGCACCTAAAATAGAAGCCCTGCTCTTTGCTTCCAGACTGGCTCTCCTCCCGAGTGGGCTGTTTCTGGCAGTCACCCTGGATTTGTCCCTTCTCGGCCATGTCCCCGTGCACAATGTTGAGGACATTTTTACGCAACTGCGAGTCTTACTTCGCTGCCTTCTGCTTAGCAGTGAATACTGAGCTCACTCTTTTATCAAATTTTGGTATTTCTGGGTCTTTACCACACCCCCCAGCTTGGGCTACTGGATGTTGCCACAGCACGGCCctcttgcctttctttctctgatcCGGTGCCCGGGCGCACtgtggctccccacccccagccaagtCCTTGGTTTCTTTTTACTACTCTTCCAGATCACCATCTTTCCAACGTGTGTctttctccacctgcctcccgGGGTGTGCCTTGCCTTCTGATCTCTTCCTACTTAGCAAACTCCTTGGCTGGGGTAGAACATTCTCCCGTCAGTTGTCTGGTGTCTGGGGGCTGTCTCTTGTAATTTCTAGTTCCAGATACTGGTCTCTGGATGGTCTCATGGGCGTCACGTGTCCTTCTGGCTGCACAGAGAGGCTCCTAAGGCAGGAACAAGGCTGCTGTTTTCCTAACGACACTCCTGCTAGAATCCAGGCCCATTGCTAGGTCGGCAGCTGTCTGAGAATGTCAGAGGGCTCCTTCAGGAAGACGTCCTCAAGGAACCCTAAATGACGCGACTGaatggggatttggggggtagacGGTCTTCCGGCTCGTCTCCCCTCTTGCCCTCGCAAACTGACAAACACTTTTGTGGTCGCCGTGTCGCTGCCTCTCGGGctgttccctgtccctggggTCTGACCTGGGACACAGAGGGTAGAGCGTAGCACGTACCTTGAAGACGGGGTGCAGCCCCGGGAGGCGCCTCATGGTGGCCACAGCGATGACCTCGGCCACCAGGTGAGTGTTGAGCAGGTGGAACTGCAGCTGGTGGAGCTGGAAGTCGGAGTTTCGGACCCAGGTCTTCGCCAGGAGCCAGGCCAGTGGGGGATCCGAGGGCAGGAACAGCGGCGGGGTcggggagctggggctggggggctggatCTGCAAACGGGAAATCAAGCCCATTATCGAgcctttgctttcctttggcccccggggggggggcagggggtgtgtTGTTGGGGACGGCGGGGGAGTGAGGAAGACGGTTGCTCCCCGGGGGTTACAATCCTGGGGGAGGTCCGAGGCCATCTTCCGCCCTGCCTCTCGCTGGCGGTGTCGCCACGCCAGTGCCCGGATGGAGGGGGTGAAGGCAGGAGCGTCAAAGCgggggctgcagggaggagaTGCTGCCAGGGGGCGGGGTGGCCAGTGGGAAGGGGAAGCCGGACAGGTGAGACAGCGGACAGTACTTGTAGCTGCTGAGAACTGCGGGAGAAAGGGTGTTCATCCGATGGTGGGTGTTTGGAGTCAGAAAGGCTCCAGGGGGATTAGTGTTTCTCGAAGTATGTTCCCAAACCAGCAAGAGCATCACTCGGGGGCTTGTTAGAAGTACACACGCTCCGTCCCCAGCCCAGACCTACGGCATCAGGAAGTCCGGCGGTGGGCCCCAGCCTCGTATGCTAATGGGCCCGCCAGTGACTGCGATGCCCTCTAAAGTCTGAGAACCAGCGGGTCCGGGGTGAGAATCCAAAAGGCCAGTGTGACTCTTGAGCAGAACAAGAACTTCCAGTTGGGTGAGTCAGGGGAAAGCAGACTGCAGGCAAACAGAGTGACAGGAGACAGGTCTCACTGTGTGAGGAGGAGCGTTTGGGAGCCAAGGAGTGGGGGCTGGATCCCCAGGAGTGGAGGTTGGGGCAAACAGAGAGCTGTGTGGGGTGGGGCGCGCCCAGGGTGCCTCACCTGGATGGCCACGGGCAGCAGCTTCCCGTTGGGTTCCATCTTCAGCAGGACAAGGGGGGCGGCCACGTACTGCTTCTCGCCCCGGATCACGTTGGCTGGAATTCCATCCAGCAGGATGAAGTCGGCCTCAAACAGGGAACCgttctggggagaggaggaaggtgcCCGTGGTTCGAGTTGAAAGTGCGCCTCCACGGCCAAGACCAAGGGGGACATGTTGATGTAGCTTCTGGCGGCCATCCCATGTCGGTACCAGCATCCTGTTGGCGGGACTAGAGCATCTGGGCCAGTGCCCCTCGGTTTATAGATGTGAACGGACAGACAGTGCCCCATGAGTGGGAGCAGCCCCGGGGTCAGGACCCGGCCTGTGCACAGTGCTGTCCGCGGTGCGGGTGCTGGAAGCCATCCTTCAGCCAGGCTGGCCGGTCCCCCTCGCCATCACCCCTCCGTGGTTGCTCCCTGTGTTTGCCCCCAACAACCCCCCAGCTCAGCAAACTGAGCTCTTTCCCCACGTGTCCCAACCTCTGCTCTCCTGCCGAGCCACCCCCAGGGCCCCTAGTGTCCACTGTCGCGGAATTCAGCACACACCCGCGCACGCTCACCCCTGGCTTCTCTCCTCCGAACCCAGCTCTCTTCCAAGAGACCTCCCTGCTCTCCACCCCTGGCAGCTCCTCCTTCACCTCCCCCCCACCTGAGTCGCTGGGTCGGGAGTCTGGACAGCAGCCAGTGAATGTCCTTGTCCCTTGTCCCTGGTACATCGCTGGCCCCACCTGTGCCCTGGGAACCCACGCCGTTGCCCTCCACCCTGGGAGCGCCTCACAGTTTCCCTTGCACGCTTTGTCATCTGTAGGTTTTTCCAGCATGGGACTCTGCAGCCAGGCGGGGCGGGTGCCCACAGCCTCCCTCCCCGACTCATCTttggtgcccccccaccccccttcagcACTTCTCCTGGCTAGGGGGAACCAGCAGGATGGGAGGAAGTACCTGGAGTTCACTCtccagctgggcccccagggacTCCAGCCCTGGGGGCAGCACCAGCcgggagggcagggaggtggAGCGTCTCAGTAGCATGGGGTTGGCCCCGTTGAGGAACTGGTAGCCGAAAAGCTCGTCATCCCGCCAGCACTGGTGAACCTTTTCTGTGGGATcaggtgaaggggaggagggggtgctTATCACAGCACAGAGGTCCCTCTCCCCCAGGCCCTACCCCAGCGGTCCTGGCACACGACCACCCCGTCTCCAGCCCCTGGCTTTTCATTCCGGAGGCCTCTGTGCGATGTTCAGGCCTCCTAAGGGAAGGGGTCACGGGGGACTCTGGGGTGTGGCAGTCGGGTCATCCAAAGGGCCCCTCAGGGATGTATAGGGATCTTGGGGAACCACTGACCAGCCAGGGCGCTCTTCTGGCCCCAGAAGATCTGATCAAAATCCTCCAGGCAGTTCCAGGGGCTCAGGAGGGTGTAAACACGTTTGAGGACCATCTCCAGCGCCCTAAACAAGGGTGGAGACGTGAACCCCATCGCCTAGCCCTCAGTCCCTCCCTTGTCACCCCCGTTCCTGGGTCTCCTGGCCCTCTTCTTCTCTGAGCCCCGGGCTTTTCCTCACCCCGCCTTCAGCGCCCACTCGAAGTCCAGCCTCTTGTCCTCGTGGAACCTCATGTTCGGAGGCAGATCGTCTTGACACCCGGCCGCTATCGTCAGGGGTAGCCCCTCCTTCCAGGTGTCCCAGCTAGGAGATGGGGCCCAGGCTTCAGGGAGGGTGTGTAGGTCAGCGAGGGGGGCAGAGCCAAGGAAGGGGGGGACCGTTGGGGGCTCGCGGGCCAGTGCTTACCAGTACAGCTTTTGTCTTTCCTTCAGTTCTTTCTCTCGATGCTTCTGGAACACGTCCAGGGCATTGTCTCCTGGCAGGCGTGCTGGGGGGCAGGCATTAAGATGACTGACCACATGATTCTGCGTGGCCTTGTGCTCTCCCCTGTGTGTCCCCTTTCTTCCTCGATTTGTCTATTTGTAGCGGATCCTAATCATCCATAGCTGGGGTCGGATTCATCCCCTTCATCAGGCGGGGAACGTCTTAATCTCCCATGGGACCACACCTGTTTCTAGCACGTACTGCCTGGCTCGATTTCCCGTTTCCAGCCTCACCTGTCACTGTCACTTTCCACTGTCCTGGAAGGCTGCTGAGCAGCAGCTGTGCTGGCTGTCTTTCCCGGGGTCACCCTCCTTAGACTTGCCACCATAGTCCTTGTTgacttgctcctgctctctctgtgccGGTCCCTGCCTGGGTCAAAGCTGTATCTTCCACGTTTCCATCCTTACTGCCCTTGCCCTCGTGTGTCTCCCGATTCATCTCCTGTTTCCCACACTAACAAATTCCTATGGCCCCTGCCCTGCTGTCGCGCTGCTCCCTGTCCCTCACAGTCTCCTTCCATGCTTCCCCAACCACACCCGCTCTTGGGCTCACAGCTCCGAGCGTTTATCCTCTTGCCTTAGCTGCCTCCTGCCCAGGGGTCCCTGTCTCCTGCTGCACCTGCTGCCCTTACAGCCCCCCACTCCAGCATTAGTCTGGCCACACACGGATCTCTTTTccactctctctgctctcccGTTTTCCGTTACTGCTGCGACCCCAGGCCCATTCCCTTCTTGGAAGAGGGTGTCTCCAGATCGCGACCTTCCCTTCCAGCCTCCCTGGCAGCCCTTCATCCTGGCTGTAACTTCTGGACTGAGGGACGTTGCCCTGACCCTTGTCTTGTCCCCACCTCATGTGCCCAGCACCCACTGTGCCCAGCTCAGACCCCCACTTCACCCACGTCCCCGCCCCCCCCGTCCCCCCCCAGCCCTCACCAGTGCCCTCGGGCAGGCTCAGCACACCCTCACCCTGCACCCAGCGGTAGCAGGGGAAGGCAGCTTCCTCACAGGCTCCTGGGCCCCGCACGGTGATGAGGTCGCAGAACCACGCGTCGTCCACCAGGGAGTGGTGTTTGCACAACTTCACAAACTGTAGGGGCCCCAAGTCCTTGGGGACGTCGTGATCAAACTCCTCCTCCTGTGGGGACCACAGCCCGTGACACTGAGCACCAGGGGCCCCGGAGAGGCTGTTTTGGTGTGCGTGAGCCTCCGCTGCCGAAGGCCTCTAGAAACAACATCTGTTCCCTGCTCCTGACACCTGCGCTCCAGGGTCCGATGTCACCGACCTCAGTCCGTCCCTGAGCTGTCCCCGCGCCGCCCTCTCTAAGCAGTCTCTGACCAGACTGCTGGTCCCGCATTGATCTTGGCCCTGGGGTCACTTGGGGGAGCCATGGAGGCTGCGAAGAccaggcagaagggaggaggggctggagtcCAGCCCGGCCCTGGCTCTGGATCCTCTTCCCGCCCCGGCAAGTCCTCTCCCGCACGCTCGGGCTGTCCctgggccgccccccccccccacgaccCCACCGCCGCGAGGCCAGCGGGCCACGGTCTGGGGTCCCCTTCCCCGTCCGCTGACCTGGCCCCGCGCCGGCCGCAGGTGCAGCTGCAGCTCCGCCTCCCCGTGCGTCCCGACCAGCCACAGCTGCACACGGTTGTGCGACCCAGAGAAGAGCCAGGCCCCAGTGGCCACGCGGATGCGGTAGCGGCCCATGGCGCCCCCGGCAGCTTGGGCGCGGAGCCGGGTCCTGCGCGCTGGTGGGGAACGCCCGGGGCCTCTGGAGGTTGTCAAGGCACCTCCGGGGAGTCGTGGGCCTTTAAAGATGCTCTGCGTGCCCGCCCTCCTCACGACTTTCGGGCGCTGCCCTGTCCCCGCCCCTGACTAGCCCGAACCTGCGGATGGTGGGGCTGCGGGGCAGGGCCTGGCCCGGGTGGGGCGTTGCTTTGGGAAGATAAAGGGGTCCAGGCCTGGGTGGGGCCAAGAGGATGGAGGCGCCCCacctggggttggggtgggggtcgCCGGTCGCGGTGGCCCCGGGGTTATTGGGAGCTGAGGCTGAGGATCCTGGCCTCTGGGAAGGCgggaggaagagagggtgagTGGGTCTTCCAAAGGAGGAAGTCGCCCCTTCTCTGGGCTGGCACCTGGGGAAGGCCGGCCGGGAAGGCCGTGCTGGGCTCCCGTAGACCCACCCGCATCCCCCCATAAGACCTCCTCCCTGACTTCTACCACACCGGAGCCCAGCCCTGCAGGAAACCACCAGGGGTTCCCTAGAGCCTGGAAAAGTAGCAGCTCAAGGACTTGCTCCCCTCTGTCCCGCAGCCCAGTTTCGCACATCCTAGGTACACGG
Encoded here:
- the ALOX12 gene encoding LOW QUALITY PROTEIN: polyunsaturated fatty acid lipoxygenase ALOX12 (The sequence of the model RefSeq protein was modified relative to this genomic sequence to represent the inferred CDS: inserted 4 bases in 3 codons), with the translated sequence MGRYRIRVATGAWLFSGSHNRVQLWLVGTHGEAELQLHLRPARGQVSGRGRGPQTVARXGLAAVGSWGGGAAQGQPERAGEDLPGREEDPEPGPGXDSSPSSLLPGXSQPPWLPQVTPGPRSMRDQQSGQRLLREGGAGTAQGRTEEEEFDHDVPKDLGPLQFVKLCKHHSLVDDAWFCDLITVRGPGACEEAAFPCYRWVQGEGVLSLPEGTARLPGDNALDVFQKHREKELKERQKLYCWDTWKEGLPLTIAAGCQDDLPPNMRFHEDKRLDFEWALKAGALEMVLKRVYTLLSPWNCLEDFDQIFWGQKSALAEKVHQCWRDDELFGYQFLNGANPMLLRRSTSLPSRLVLPPGLESLGAQLESELQNGSLFEADFILLDGIPANVIRGEKQYVAAPLVLLKMEPNGKLLPVAIQIQPPSPSSPTPPLFLPSDPPLAWLLAKTWVRNSDFQLHQLQFHLLNTHLVAEVIAVATMRRLPGLHPVFKLLIPHIRYTLEINTRARSQLISEGGIFDKAVSTGGGGHVHLLRRAMAQLTYCSLCPPDDLADRGLLGIPSALYAHDALRLWGIIARYVEGIVHLFYHRDDVVRGDPELQAWCREITEVGLCQAQDRGFPVSFQSQKQLCHFLTMCVFICTAQHGAINQGQLDWYAWVPNAPCTMRMPPPTSKEEITTATVMGSLPDIRQACLQMTITWHLGRRQPDMVPLGHHKEKYFSSPKAKAVLNQFQTDLENLEREITARNARLDLPYDYLKPSRIENSITI